One genomic window of Petrotoga mexicana DSM 14811 includes the following:
- a CDS encoding transposase, giving the protein VFKIQVNNRDKPFSDIYGATSCAALTEFYSLDEIVYKSIDDLTQFVIKKSKNRFKDPVKVATLLKQAAKNSYRLDKMAYEPLNIAISSSLNVIKALEKEIETVDKAIEKTVKGLNPVEYQSLISVNGIGPVISSGIISEIGTIASFQSHDKLAKFAGLTWRKRQSGNYSSDETEMTKTGNPYLRYYLIEAASSVKNHIPEFKEYYRKKYYEVTTHQHKRALALTARKLVRMIFALLSKNRIYSNY; this is encoded by the coding sequence TGTGTTTAAGATACAGGTGAATAATAGGGATAAGCCCTTTTCCGATATATATGGTGCTACATCTTGTGCTGCTTTGACTGAGTTCTACTCTTTGGATGAGATAGTTTACAAATCCATCGATGATTTAACTCAGTTCGTTATTAAAAAAAGTAAAAACAGATTCAAAGATCCCGTAAAGGTTGCAACACTTCTTAAACAAGCAGCCAAGAATTCGTACAGATTGGATAAAATGGCTTATGAACCTTTGAATATCGCTATCTCTTCTTCTTTAAACGTAATAAAAGCCTTGGAAAAGGAAATAGAAACCGTTGATAAGGCTATTGAAAAAACGGTAAAAGGGCTTAATCCCGTAGAATATCAATCACTCATCTCTGTCAACGGTATCGGTCCTGTTATCTCCTCTGGTATCATCAGTGAGATAGGTACGATAGCTTCCTTTCAATCCCATGATAAGTTGGCTAAGTTTGCAGGACTGACATGGAGAAAACGTCAATCAGGGAATTATTCCTCTGATGAGACAGAAATGACTAAAACAGGTAATCCGTATCTTCGATACTACCTTATCGAAGCTGCTAGCTCCGTTAAAAATCATATCCCTGAGTTCAAAGAGTATTATCGGAAAAAATACTACGAGGTTACCACTCATCAACACAAAAGAGCCCTCGCGCTCACGGCTCGTAAGTTGGTTCGCATGATTTTTGCATTGCTGAGCAAAAATCGA